From Shewanella psychrophila, a single genomic window includes:
- a CDS encoding D-cysteine desulfhydrase family protein — MITSKFTKAHLAHLPTPFELMPNMTKKFKGPNLYIKRDDATGLAFGGNKVRQLEYYVGHAMDQNADALLTTGAVQSNHVRQTVAAARKMGWHVEVQLEHRVDTHAKEYSESGNPYLNKLMGAVIHNFDVGEDELGADKAMYDRAEELKVQGYNPYVIPLSATDKTPWGSLGYVECIEELCHQASESKTQIDAIILGSGSANTHAGVLAGLIALDMNIPVYGFCVRRDGIAQTERVEIKTRKVLTLLGIDETKLTPGMVMCADWVLAPGYGLPSSEVVDAIHTTAFEEGILLDPTYTGKAMAGMLGMIKDGKFNDNDNIVFLHTGGTPSLFGYPELVAGK, encoded by the coding sequence ATGATAACTAGCAAGTTTACCAAGGCACATTTGGCTCACCTACCCACTCCATTTGAATTGATGCCCAACATGACCAAGAAGTTTAAGGGTCCGAACTTATATATCAAACGAGATGATGCCACAGGCCTAGCTTTTGGCGGTAATAAGGTTCGCCAGTTGGAATATTATGTCGGCCATGCCATGGATCAAAATGCCGATGCCCTACTTACTACCGGAGCGGTACAGTCTAACCATGTTCGTCAAACTGTGGCTGCCGCTCGAAAGATGGGCTGGCACGTAGAAGTGCAGCTGGAACACAGAGTCGATACTCACGCTAAAGAGTATTCAGAAAGCGGCAACCCATACCTGAATAAGCTTATGGGCGCAGTAATACACAATTTTGATGTAGGTGAAGATGAACTCGGCGCAGATAAAGCCATGTATGACCGGGCAGAAGAACTAAAAGTACAAGGATATAATCCTTATGTGATCCCCCTCAGTGCCACGGATAAGACACCATGGGGCTCCCTAGGGTACGTGGAATGTATAGAGGAGCTCTGTCATCAAGCCAGCGAAAGTAAAACTCAGATAGACGCTATCATTTTAGGTTCAGGATCGGCCAACACTCACGCTGGCGTGTTAGCAGGCTTAATCGCCTTGGACATGAATATCCCAGTTTATGGCTTCTGTGTACGTCGTGATGGGATTGCTCAAACTGAACGCGTCGAAATAAAAACACGCAAGGTACTCACTCTTTTGGGCATAGACGAAACTAAGTTAACCCCAGGTATGGTGATGTGTGCTGATTGGGTGCTTGCTCCTGGTTACGGTCTACCATCGAGCGAGGTTGTCGATGCCATTCACACCACGGCTTTCGAAGAAGGCATATTGCTAGATCCTACCTATACGGGTAAGGCAATGGCAGGAATGCTCGGCATGATTAAAGACGGTAAGTTTAACGATAACGACAATATCGTGTTCCTCCATACCGGCGGGACTCCCTCCCTGTTCGGCTACCCCGAACTTGTTGCCGGTAAATAG
- a CDS encoding sulfite exporter TauE/SafE family protein, giving the protein MSILLLLFVTFIAASLQAATGFGFGIVAVSAFLILLKSTAAVQIVIILTLAMSVIHWLKVRSLAPKFLVKQLIIGCFIGYPIGVMLFYLADIDTLKFAVAILILLMAVQNLIERFRNRNDEAMFLPMNQKLCAFVGTISGTMASALAMPGPAVVSYLTQCELDKNAIRATVITTSTVSYSVSLILQFSFVGIKTQTWESSLMLLPMVFAGLFFGEYISKFINPKLFKNITLFVLVASGINILATL; this is encoded by the coding sequence ATGAGTATATTACTACTTCTATTTGTTACTTTTATCGCAGCTAGCCTACAAGCCGCTACAGGGTTTGGCTTTGGCATCGTGGCTGTATCGGCTTTCTTGATCTTATTAAAATCGACTGCCGCTGTGCAGATTGTCATTATTCTCACCTTGGCCATGTCGGTGATCCACTGGCTAAAGGTTCGCTCTCTCGCCCCTAAGTTCTTAGTAAAACAACTGATTATAGGCTGTTTCATCGGTTACCCGATAGGCGTAATGCTCTTCTACTTGGCGGATATTGACACATTAAAATTTGCCGTGGCCATTCTTATCCTATTGATGGCAGTTCAAAATTTAATAGAGCGATTTCGTAACCGTAATGACGAAGCCATGTTCCTACCAATGAACCAAAAGCTATGTGCTTTTGTTGGCACCATTTCTGGCACCATGGCCAGTGCCTTGGCTATGCCTGGGCCTGCGGTTGTGAGCTATTTAACCCAATGTGAACTCGATAAAAATGCCATCCGGGCGACTGTTATCACCACTTCCACCGTTTCTTATTCTGTGTCGCTTATTCTGCAATTCTCATTTGTAGGCATAAAGACTCAAACCTGGGAGTCATCCCTCATGCTATTGCCTATGGTATTTGCCGGCCTTTTCTTCGGCGAGTACATATCAAAATTTATCAATCCAAAATTATTCAAGAACATTACTTTATTCGTACTCGTCGCAAGCGGAATAAACATCTTAGCCACCTTGTAA
- a CDS encoding DUF924 family protein encodes MNNFLRQWFSQYSKGKGVEIYMLSNEVKLDWFELLEQARAGQLDQWQKSPLGSLALILILGPVAFLLSDDYSYFHQRGRALCISGIEKGFDTQLEFVQRRCFYDPLYYSARAEDHRLLLLLLRGMQSHAQGDDKHAWNIWYKKALILSDCHGLQPMA; translated from the coding sequence ATGAATAATTTTTTGAGGCAGTGGTTCAGCCAATACAGTAAAGGCAAGGGAGTCGAAATTTATATGCTTTCTAATGAGGTCAAGCTGGACTGGTTCGAATTACTGGAGCAGGCGAGAGCCGGGCAACTGGATCAGTGGCAAAAAAGTCCATTGGGGAGTTTAGCACTGATATTAATCCTGGGGCCGGTTGCATTCTTGCTGAGTGATGATTATAGCTATTTCCACCAAAGAGGCAGGGCGCTTTGTATCAGTGGTATAGAGAAAGGGTTCGATACTCAGTTAGAGTTTGTTCAGCGTCGCTGCTTCTATGATCCCTTGTATTACTCTGCAAGAGCTGAAGATCATAGGTTACTATTACTCCTGCTTAGGGGAATGCAATCCCACGCACAGGGAGATGATAAGCATGCTTGGAATATCTGGTATAAGAAAGCCTTAATACTGAGTGATTGCCATGGGTTACAACCTATGGCATGA
- a CDS encoding LysR family transcriptional regulator encodes MDIKLQQLKHFSLVVEEGGFRAASSRANRSQAALSTSIKELERTLGQPLFETGHKARLTPFGEICLPKVILFLSQYRALTYDFSAAAAGELGELRIASVPSVAAKIIPKVLAKFTRGHPKVKVSLIDDNAIGVERRLLAGEVDLALGNCLNISHTRVDFTPLLLDPLGLVCLKEHPLAQQKKGVTWQEISRYPFINNGTCKLLEASSASPLTQNALYSVENITSLFSVLELGIGVTTLPRLAFPQNVPSLCWIPLLAPLVERQIGIFRLKDRHSSPQAMIFYNLCIKELIPEK; translated from the coding sequence ATGGATATTAAGTTGCAGCAGCTAAAGCATTTTTCTCTGGTGGTCGAGGAGGGGGGATTTCGGGCTGCATCCTCGAGAGCGAACCGCTCCCAGGCCGCTCTTTCCACTTCGATAAAGGAGCTGGAACGCACTCTAGGCCAACCTCTGTTCGAAACTGGTCATAAGGCTAGATTGACCCCTTTCGGTGAGATCTGTCTGCCTAAGGTTATTCTGTTTCTCAGTCAATATCGTGCATTAACCTATGACTTTAGCGCCGCTGCCGCGGGTGAGCTAGGCGAGCTGCGTATTGCCAGTGTCCCTTCGGTTGCCGCTAAAATTATCCCTAAGGTATTGGCTAAATTTACTCGTGGACACCCCAAGGTAAAGGTGTCACTTATCGATGACAATGCTATTGGGGTCGAGAGAAGGTTACTGGCGGGTGAAGTGGATCTCGCCTTGGGGAATTGCCTTAACATCAGTCATACCAGAGTCGATTTCACCCCGCTATTGTTAGATCCTCTAGGACTGGTCTGCCTAAAAGAACACCCGTTAGCGCAACAGAAAAAAGGCGTCACTTGGCAGGAGATAAGTCGCTACCCCTTCATCAATAATGGGACCTGTAAGCTATTAGAAGCCAGCAGTGCCAGTCCACTTACTCAAAATGCCCTCTACAGCGTAGAGAACATCACTTCACTGTTTTCAGTGCTTGAACTTGGGATCGGTGTGACAACTCTGCCAAGGTTAGCTTTTCCTCAAAATGTCCCTTCACTGTGTTGGATCCCCTTATTGGCTCCTCTGGTCGAGAGACAGATTGGTATATTCAGGCTAAAGGATCGTCATAGTTCGCCTCAGGCAATGATATTTTATAATTTGTGCATTAAGGAGTTAATACCTGAAAAATAG
- a CDS encoding IS5 family transposase: MGKAKRKMTNWSQYNKALINRGSLTFWIDEHAISSWCCSEHHGRRGRGYIYSDVAIETALVVKGVFNLSLRALEGFTTSVFQLMDVPLTSPSYSCISKRAKTVNIKYRSPSRGSVAHVVIDSTGLKVYGEGEWKTRKHGKEKRRTWRKLHLAVDANTHEVVAAEVTLVNVADNEVLPTLIKPLRRQIKQVSADGAYDTKACHKLLQRKGCKPTIPPRSSAGFWEDGHPRNEAVRALKNNELAQWKKENDYHLRSLSETAMYRYKQLISPKLSLRDYNAQVGEALAGVKAMNKVIRLGMPVRKQPA; this comes from the coding sequence ATGGGTAAAGCTAAGCGTAAAATGACCAATTGGTCTCAGTACAATAAGGCATTGATTAATCGAGGGTCCTTGACCTTTTGGATTGATGAGCACGCCATTAGCTCTTGGTGTTGCTCTGAACATCACGGCCGCCGTGGCCGTGGGTATATTTACTCTGATGTTGCTATTGAAACTGCATTGGTTGTTAAAGGTGTATTCAACTTATCACTGAGAGCACTAGAAGGTTTCACTACCTCGGTTTTCCAGCTTATGGATGTGCCACTAACCTCACCAAGCTATAGCTGCATTAGCAAACGTGCCAAGACCGTAAATATCAAATATCGCTCACCGAGTCGTGGCTCTGTGGCACATGTAGTGATTGATTCAACGGGCCTCAAAGTTTACGGCGAGGGAGAATGGAAGACTCGAAAGCATGGTAAAGAAAAGCGTCGTACCTGGCGTAAGTTACACCTCGCAGTAGATGCGAATACGCATGAAGTCGTAGCAGCAGAAGTCACTCTGGTTAACGTTGCTGATAATGAAGTGTTACCCACATTAATCAAGCCGTTAAGAAGACAAATTAAACAAGTTTCTGCTGATGGAGCATACGACACCAAAGCGTGTCACAAACTACTTCAGCGTAAAGGTTGCAAACCAACTATCCCACCAAGAAGCAGTGCTGGGTTTTGGGAGGATGGGCATCCTCGAAACGAGGCAGTGAGAGCCCTCAAAAATAATGAGTTAGCGCAATGGAAGAAGGAAAATGACTATCACTTACGGTCGCTATCTGAAACAGCAATGTACCGATATAAGCAACTAATTAGTCCGAAACTTAGCCTACGAGATTATAATGCTCAAGTAGGTGAAGCGCTGGCAGGTGTAAAGGCAATGAACAAAGTCATAAGACTAGGAATGCCAGTTAGGAAACAGCCTGCCTAG
- a CDS encoding LysR family transcriptional regulator — protein sequence MSSDSKLNPRQIEAFQKFMLTGSVTNAASLMHVSQPAVSRLLADLEKQLGFKLFVRSHNKLEITPEAHLFYQDVERLFTGLDSLSRSAAAIVNNNRGKLRIGAMPVCSDSFLHDVVADFAISHPQIRIELETAPRNQLIEMVLDRKVDVAIIADVDIDDEDFDCWELYQQKARVFLPQGHPLANRDSLTPKDLQDERFMTLSYGSPFRTRVENLFIGQGIKRNIVFEARSQHLLLQLVKRGVGIAILDPFILLADDRGIVTLPLEPTAQWSYFLVQARVPQQSALANAFRSSLLAYMKKLK from the coding sequence ATGTCATCAGATAGTAAGCTCAACCCACGCCAGATTGAGGCATTTCAAAAATTCATGTTAACTGGCAGTGTCACTAATGCGGCTTCATTGATGCATGTCTCTCAACCAGCCGTCAGTAGATTGTTAGCCGATCTTGAGAAACAACTTGGTTTCAAACTCTTTGTCAGGAGTCATAATAAGTTAGAGATAACGCCAGAAGCTCACCTGTTTTATCAAGATGTAGAACGTCTGTTTACTGGTTTAGATAGCTTAAGTCGCTCCGCAGCAGCGATAGTAAATAACAATAGGGGAAAATTGAGGATCGGTGCTATGCCTGTGTGTTCCGACAGTTTTCTTCATGATGTGGTTGCAGATTTTGCCATCTCTCATCCCCAAATAAGGATCGAATTAGAAACAGCCCCGAGAAACCAGCTTATCGAGATGGTGTTAGATAGAAAGGTAGATGTGGCTATCATAGCCGATGTAGATATAGATGATGAGGATTTTGATTGTTGGGAACTCTATCAACAAAAAGCCAGAGTATTTCTGCCTCAAGGTCATCCACTCGCTAACAGAGATTCTTTAACGCCTAAAGACCTGCAAGATGAGAGATTTATGACACTGAGCTATGGCAGTCCGTTCAGAACTCGCGTGGAAAATTTATTTATCGGCCAAGGGATAAAACGCAATATTGTTTTTGAGGCTAGATCGCAGCACCTGTTACTTCAACTGGTAAAAAGAGGTGTCGGTATTGCCATTCTCGACCCCTTTATTTTACTCGCCGACGATAGAGGTATTGTCACACTCCCCTTGGAACCAACGGCACAATGGAGCTATTTTTTGGTTCAAGCCAGAGTGCCACAGCAAAGTGCGTTGGCTAACGCTTTCAGATCATCTCTACTCGCCTATATGAAAAAGCTTAAATAA
- a CDS encoding RidA family protein: MSNKSMAKTKQAVPTSLFASTAPLEWAITANGTLYTAQIPIDNQGIVVEGGIEAQTRQTLDNLVHTLDCADVDTDAVLQVMIYVTNASYLPKVNAIYAEYFKAPFPNRAALVVAGLARKEMLVELVVYAAVS, encoded by the coding sequence ATGAGTAATAAATCCATGGCCAAGACTAAACAAGCAGTGCCCACATCACTTTTCGCTTCGACCGCTCCGTTAGAGTGGGCCATCACAGCTAACGGCACCCTGTATACCGCGCAAATACCTATCGATAACCAAGGTATTGTGGTTGAAGGTGGAATTGAAGCTCAAACCCGGCAGACACTGGATAACCTAGTGCATACCTTGGACTGCGCAGACGTTGATACCGATGCCGTATTGCAAGTGATGATCTATGTAACAAATGCGAGTTATCTACCTAAGGTCAATGCCATTTATGCTGAGTACTTTAAGGCCCCCTTCCCTAATCGTGCAGCCCTTGTGGTTGCCGGTTTAGCCAGAAAAGAGATGCTGGTCGAACTGGTTGTGTATGCGGCGGTTTCATAA
- a CDS encoding Rid family detoxifying hydrolase, protein MTRRLNTELAPAAIGPYVQGVVTDAFVITSGQLPIDPATGSMPEEVAAQTRQSLANVKAVIEESGLNVANIFKTTVFVKDLNDFALVNQAYQEFFDTHDAPYPARSCVEVARLPKDALVEIEAMAGN, encoded by the coding sequence ATGACACGCAGATTAAACACAGAGTTAGCCCCAGCAGCTATAGGCCCCTACGTACAAGGTGTAGTCACTGACGCTTTTGTGATAACGTCAGGGCAACTGCCTATAGATCCAGCCACTGGGAGTATGCCCGAAGAGGTCGCCGCTCAGACCCGCCAGTCCCTGGCCAATGTTAAAGCCGTAATAGAAGAATCAGGACTGAATGTTGCAAATATCTTTAAAACAACGGTATTTGTAAAAGATCTTAATGATTTTGCCTTAGTGAACCAGGCTTATCAGGAGTTCTTCGATACACACGATGCGCCTTATCCTGCTCGCTCTTGTGTGGAAGTGGCTCGCTTACCAAAAGATGCCTTAGTTGAAATCGAGGCCATGGCAGGAAACTAG
- a CDS encoding Na+/H+ antiporter NhaC family protein, whose translation MSTHNQFPKLEFYVGKIGGIIPLFAMVTLMLILTAYGMGGPKGAWAPGFIAILLGLLLVKNKGDYCQSILAGIANKTGVVVITAWMFAAVLGALMKAGGLVDGILWFGLSTGIHGSVFLVVVFFSTAIFASGTGSSNGANLALAPILFPAAVMLGADPVWAALALLSGAVFGDNVAPISDVTIVGCATQNADLGQTVKERFPLAVTAGIISLGIFIIFGASGENALDVNTIDLDGLEPSNLLMLIAVAVVIITALKGRHLIEALGYGIITAMVVGVSLGRYDISDLFHIPATRGDSSGLIESAISGVTGAVMFVLLLLGIIRIFMDSGLMDCILKFIMKNLGDSVIKSELIIFFSTAASSLLVSANAPSQLLVGPTIVRPIGEKQGVSPERRSNLMSAAVCSIFYMMPWCLAVMVWYSSIETAALNSNLPVPSAAISFVAPYPWALFLVFMFSILTGWQRKTVAIEEVNDDNLNTVNSKSEAST comes from the coding sequence ATGTCTACACATAATCAATTCCCTAAACTTGAATTTTATGTTGGCAAGATAGGCGGGATCATTCCCCTATTTGCCATGGTCACCTTGATGCTTATCCTCACAGCCTACGGCATGGGAGGCCCTAAAGGCGCTTGGGCTCCAGGATTTATTGCGATTTTACTCGGTCTGTTGCTGGTAAAGAATAAAGGCGATTATTGCCAATCGATTCTCGCAGGAATTGCCAACAAAACCGGAGTTGTCGTCATTACGGCTTGGATGTTTGCCGCCGTGCTCGGGGCGTTGATGAAAGCCGGTGGTTTAGTCGATGGCATCTTATGGTTTGGGTTATCTACCGGTATTCATGGCAGTGTATTTCTGGTGGTGGTATTTTTCTCCACCGCGATATTTGCCTCAGGTACAGGTTCTTCAAACGGGGCTAATTTAGCCCTAGCCCCCATCTTATTTCCTGCCGCTGTCATGTTAGGCGCCGATCCAGTTTGGGCGGCATTAGCCCTCTTATCCGGCGCCGTATTTGGTGACAATGTCGCACCGATATCGGATGTGACGATTGTAGGCTGTGCGACTCAAAATGCCGATCTGGGGCAAACCGTTAAGGAGCGATTTCCACTGGCCGTCACCGCAGGCATTATCTCACTCGGCATATTCATTATCTTTGGCGCAAGTGGCGAAAATGCGTTAGATGTGAACACCATAGATCTCGATGGCCTTGAGCCAAGTAATTTACTGATGTTAATCGCGGTTGCCGTGGTCATCATCACAGCATTGAAGGGGCGTCACCTCATTGAAGCCTTAGGTTACGGCATCATCACAGCTATGGTGGTCGGGGTATCTTTGGGGAGATACGATATTTCAGATCTATTCCATATTCCCGCCACCCGCGGCGATAGCAGTGGTTTGATTGAATCAGCCATTAGCGGTGTGACAGGCGCGGTGATGTTTGTATTGCTGCTGCTGGGGATCATCAGAATTTTCATGGACTCGGGCTTAATGGACTGCATACTAAAATTCATCATGAAAAATTTAGGCGACAGTGTCATAAAGAGTGAGTTGATCATCTTCTTCTCTACTGCAGCTTCTTCACTATTAGTTAGCGCTAACGCGCCATCGCAACTCCTTGTTGGACCGACAATCGTTCGCCCTATAGGAGAAAAGCAGGGAGTGAGTCCTGAACGTCGCAGTAACTTGATGTCAGCAGCGGTATGTTCAATCTTCTATATGATGCCTTGGTGCCTAGCCGTCATGGTGTGGTATTCCTCGATAGAGACCGCAGCGTTGAATTCAAACCTCCCCGTCCCTTCGGCCGCCATTAGTTTTGTCGCTCCCTACCCTTGGGCACTGTTTCTGGTGTTTATGTTTTCGATCCTCACCGGCTGGCAACGTAAAACAGTGGCAATTGAAGAGGTCAATGATGACAACCTCAACACAGTAAATTCAAAATCAGAAGCTAGTACATAA